A stretch of DNA from bacterium:
AAATAGGAGGTAGTAGAGAGAGGGAAAAGGCTTGTTTTCTTTACTTTCTACTTTCTACTCTCTACTTCCCACTTTCAGGAGAAGCATAATGGCAGATAATGAAACCTTACTCTGGGTAATCTATGATATTGTTGAAGATAAGAAGCGTAACCGCATTGCTAAGGCTTGTAAAGACAAAGGGCTTTACCGGGTTCAGAAATCAGCCTTTGTGGGTAAGTTGAATAGAAATCAGCTGGATGAATTAAAAATTATGTGTGAGGATTTGATTGATGACAAAGAGGATTCTATCTACCTCTTCCCTATGTGTAATGAGGATTTCAAAAAGGTCAAACTATTGGGACAGTCCTTTGATAAGAAGCTTATCTCAGGAGAACTTCTGGCAAAATTTTTTTAAACAGTGTCGGTGTCGGTGGCAGTGTTGGTGTCAGGAAGAAAGGAGGTAAAGGAGAGATGAAAAGTGTTGAAGATCTTGATGTATTTAGGTTGGCACATGAAGTAACCTTAGAGATTTATAGTCTTACAAATAATTTTCCAGAGTATGAAAGGTATGGTTTGATTTCACAAATTAGGAGATCCTCAATGTCTATACCTATGAACTTAATGGAGGGTAGTCATAGACTTAATACAAAGGAATACAGACAATTTGTCGGTATAGCACGTGGCTCTGTTGGTGAATTGAAATATCAACTTATGTTATCTCATGATTTGGGATATATTAGTGAGGACACCTACCATCATCTTCGCGGAAAGGCTGAAAGTATTAGTAAAATGCTGACAAGGCTGGTAGAATCCTTGACTGACATTGATCCCCATCACCGACACTGACACCGACACCGATACCGACACTGACACTGACACCGACACCGAGGTTTATATTATGGATACCGAATCTACACCAATGATAACCCCATCTGAGGTAATCGAACATCTTTTTTGCCCTCGATTTACCTATTTTATGAATTGCTTAAAGATACCTCAACATGAGGAAAAAAGATATAAGGTGTTAAAGGGCAGGGAACTACATTCAAGGAGAGAGCAAGAAAACAGAGAATACTTGCGTAAAAGGATAGGATGTATTGGCAAAGAGATATTGGTTTATTTAGCCTCACCAAGACTTCGGGTGCGTGGGATTGTGGATGAAGTATTGACTCTAACTGATGGAAGTATGTCGCCACTTGATTATAAATATACCGAATTTAATGATTTCCTGTTCAAGACACATAAGATTCAATCGGTAATTTATGCGATGTTGATAAAAGAGATATATCAGAAGCCAGTAAACGAAGGTTATATCTGTTATGTGCGAAGCGGTAATACCTTAAAAAAAATACTTTACAAATCAGATGATTTTGAATATACTAATAAAGTAATTGATGAAATCTTCAAGGTGATAATGTTAGGTTACTATCCAAAGAAGACTTCGTATGCTAATAGATGCGTTGACTGTTGTTATCAGAATATTTGTGTGTGAACAGTG
This window harbors:
- the cas2 gene encoding CRISPR-associated endonuclease Cas2, which produces MADNETLLWVIYDIVEDKKRNRIAKACKDKGLYRVQKSAFVGKLNRNQLDELKIMCEDLIDDKEDSIYLFPMCNEDFKKVKLLGQSFDKKLISGELLAKFF
- a CDS encoding four helix bundle protein — protein: MKSVEDLDVFRLAHEVTLEIYSLTNNFPEYERYGLISQIRRSSMSIPMNLMEGSHRLNTKEYRQFVGIARGSVGELKYQLMLSHDLGYISEDTYHHLRGKAESISKMLTRLVESLTDIDPHHRH
- the cas4 gene encoding CRISPR-associated protein Cas4, whose protein sequence is MDTESTPMITPSEVIEHLFCPRFTYFMNCLKIPQHEEKRYKVLKGRELHSRREQENREYLRKRIGCIGKEILVYLASPRLRVRGIVDEVLTLTDGSMSPLDYKYTEFNDFLFKTHKIQSVIYAMLIKEIYQKPVNEGYICYVRSGNTLKKILYKSDDFEYTNKVIDEIFKVIMLGYYPKKTSYANRCVDCCYQNICV